Part of the Deinococcus apachensis DSM 19763 genome, GGGCGATGCGATTGCTCGATCAAGTTGTTCCACCGTTCCGTTGAGGCCACTCGAATATGCCCTACCTGCTGCAGCACTGGAAGTTCCCGAATCGCTGCACCGTAACTCCAGAGCTGGTCGGTGTGAATGACTTCTGGCGTGGCGTCCTCACCAAGGAGCCGAGTGAAGAACACACGGGCCGCCTGCGTGTCCCGGTGCGGCTGAAGCAGGACGTCGAGCACCGCCCCGTGCTGATCCACCGCACGCCACAGCCAATGTTTGGTTCCTCCGACAGACACGCACACTTCGTCGAGATACCAGCGCGAACCTCGACGGGGTTCGCGCTGCCGCAATTCTTCCGTGAGCAACGGAGAGAACTTGATGTTCCACTGCCGCACGGTCTCGAGACTGACCATGATGCCGCGCTCATGGAGGAGTTCTTGGACATCCCGCTGGCTCAGCGGGAGACGGTGGTACAGCCACAGGGCGTGGCCGAT contains:
- a CDS encoding IS6 family transposase → MSGRKPYRHRFPLSIIGHALWLYHRLPLSQRDVQELLHERGIMVSLETVRQWNIKFSPLLTEELRQREPRRGSRWYLDEVCVSVGGTKHWLWRAVDQHGAVLDVLLQPHRDTQAARVFFTRLLGEDATPEVIHTDQLWSYGAAIRELPVLQQVGHIRVASTERWNNLIEQSHRP